In Candidatus Spechtbacterales bacterium, a single genomic region encodes these proteins:
- a CDS encoding FAD-dependent oxidoreductase: MTYDLIIIGGGPAGSAAGVYAARKRLKSAIIAEEFGGQSSVSVDVQNFIGIPHVKGAELGRMFKDHLKEYADDVLEIVEGDRVTELKDIKDGGFEVKTKRGKTYEARAVLVASGSRRRKLPVKGADEFEGKGVVYCASCDAPLFSGMKTVVVGGGNAGFESAQQLLEYSPQVTLLEVSDSFKADPVTVENVSKSDKFTALKEVQITEIKGDKFVEGVVYKDKDGKEHELEVKGVFVEIGAIPNNDFIEKGLVDMNKIGEIIIDHKYGRSSKEGIWAAGDISDVPYKQNNISMGDGVKALEDIYIWLQKNK, encoded by the coding sequence ATGACTTATGATTTAATAATTATTGGCGGGGGTCCCGCGGGATCTGCCGCAGGAGTATACGCTGCAAGAAAAAGACTTAAAAGCGCTATAATTGCCGAGGAATTCGGCGGACAGTCCAGTGTGTCTGTAGATGTGCAGAACTTTATAGGTATACCTCATGTTAAGGGTGCCGAACTCGGGCGTATGTTTAAAGACCACCTTAAAGAGTACGCAGATGATGTTTTAGAAATAGTTGAAGGAGACAGGGTTACCGAATTAAAGGATATAAAAGACGGCGGTTTTGAGGTTAAAACAAAAAGAGGAAAAACATATGAGGCTCGCGCTGTTCTTGTTGCGTCAGGTAGCAGGAGAAGAAAGTTGCCCGTGAAAGGCGCTGATGAGTTTGAAGGAAAGGGAGTTGTTTATTGCGCGTCATGTGACGCCCCTCTCTTTAGCGGGATGAAGACCGTGGTTGTCGGAGGCGGTAATGCGGGTTTTGAATCGGCGCAACAGCTTCTTGAATACTCTCCCCAGGTAACTCTTTTGGAGGTGTCTGATAGTTTTAAAGCAGATCCTGTGACTGTGGAAAATGTAAGCAAGAGCGATAAATTTACAGCGCTAAAAGAGGTACAAATTACCGAAATTAAAGGAGATAAATTTGTGGAAGGGGTAGTTTATAAGGATAAAGACGGAAAAGAGCATGAGCTTGAAGTCAAAGGTGTTTTTGTTGAAATAGGCGCTATACCAAATAACGATTTTATAGAAAAAGGGTTAGTAGATATGAACAAAATTGGCGAAATAATAATTGACCACAAATATGGTAGGAGTTCAAAAGAGGGTATTTGGGCAGCCGGGGATATAAGTGATGTACCATACAAACAGAACAATATAAGCATGGGGGATGGAGTTAAGGCCCTTGAAGACATTTACATTTGGCTTCAAAAAAATAAGTAA